The Sesamum indicum cultivar Zhongzhi No. 13 linkage group LG2, S_indicum_v1.0, whole genome shotgun sequence genome contains a region encoding:
- the LOC105155615 gene encoding uncharacterized protein LOC105155615 isoform X2, with translation MWDQKAGRSMGFEFVSFRNQQDAQSAINDLTGKWLGSRYIRCNWATPKRMTKRQQTAMFLRITHSTPPCMLAILPQRYSTHAEAAMAISMGNTQSFLLANKLSSQLCKCYCKSTKWFVHYG, from the exons ATGTGGGATCAAAAGGCTGGGCGTTCCATGGGATTTGAATTTGTGTCTTTCCGGAACCAGCAG GATGCACAAAGTGCAATAAATGATTTAACGG GGAAGTGGCTTGGCAGCAGGTATATACGTTGCAACTGGGCCACTCCTAAG AGGATGACAAAGAGGCAGCAAACAGCGATGTTCCTGAGGATAACCCACAGTACACCACCGTGTATGTTGGCAATCTTGCCCCAGAG GTACAGCACTCATGCAGAGGCTGCAATGGCTATCTCGATGGGGAACACTCAGTCATTCCTCTTGGCAAACAAATTAAG TTCCCAACTGTGCAAATGCTACTGTAAATCAACAAAATGGTTTGTGCACTATGGGTAA